The Actinomycetota bacterium genome window below encodes:
- a CDS encoding zinc-dependent metalloprotease: protein MFYETDNPWDRSLREVNRFMEAVARNIPIIRSLREAFTGEGDGFINWEQAREIAALVAQSEGASPVPGPEVREQFEAMRGRSEELVREYTRLRPREEVGPLFVFDRPQWIEANLSSFKLIFEPLAESYAKTLRNLEEQRDREYRLGRKLTRGLLTAQLGMVMGYLARSVLGQFDLGLPRLEDSGKLYIVYPNLLKAENKMRLNPADFRLWITLHEVTHGFEFAAHPWLRDYLRSLMERYFRSVSLRLEDMSLRLRPEELRDVRRLNEIISRGGLMSIIHTPEQREILDRIQAFMSLVEGYSNLVMDMVGREIIPTYKQMSIAFRHRRDSKSGAERLVERMLGFDLKLQQYQVGELFCREVVEKKGLDFLNLAWKREDNLPGAEEIRHPYLWIERIEGQEGRRVIYRSI, encoded by the coding sequence TTGTTCTACGAGACGGATAACCCTTGGGACCGCAGCCTTCGCGAGGTCAACCGCTTCATGGAGGCGGTGGCCCGGAATATACCCATCATCCGTTCCCTGCGGGAGGCCTTCACCGGGGAGGGGGACGGCTTCATCAACTGGGAGCAGGCCAGGGAGATAGCGGCCCTGGTGGCGCAATCGGAAGGCGCCTCCCCGGTCCCCGGCCCCGAGGTCCGGGAGCAGTTCGAGGCCATGCGCGGGCGTAGCGAGGAGCTGGTCAGGGAGTACACCAGGCTCCGGCCGCGCGAGGAGGTGGGACCGCTCTTCGTCTTCGACCGTCCCCAGTGGATCGAGGCCAACCTCTCCAGCTTCAAGCTCATCTTCGAGCCCCTGGCGGAGAGCTACGCCAAGACCCTCCGGAACCTGGAGGAGCAGCGGGACAGGGAATACCGCCTGGGGCGCAAGCTCACCAGGGGGCTGCTCACCGCCCAGCTGGGGATGGTCATGGGCTACCTGGCGCGCAGCGTTCTGGGCCAGTTCGACCTCGGTCTTCCAAGGCTGGAGGACAGCGGGAAACTGTACATCGTGTATCCCAACCTCCTCAAGGCGGAGAACAAGATGCGCCTCAACCCCGCCGATTTCCGCTTGTGGATCACCCTCCATGAGGTGACCCACGGCTTCGAGTTCGCCGCCCATCCCTGGCTGAGGGACTACCTGAGGTCACTCATGGAGCGCTATTTCCGCAGCGTCTCCCTGCGCCTGGAGGACATGAGCCTGCGCCTGAGACCCGAGGAGCTGCGGGACGTGCGGCGCCTCAACGAGATCATCAGCCGGGGAGGCTTGATGTCCATAATCCACACCCCGGAGCAGCGGGAGATCCTCGACCGCATCCAGGCCTTCATGTCCCTGGTGGAGGGGTACAGCAACCTGGTCATGGACATGGTGGGCCGGGAGATCATCCCCACCTACAAGCAGATGAGCATCGCCTTCCGTCACCGTCGCGATTCCAAGTCCGGGGCGGAGCGCCTGGTGGAGAGGATGCTGGGGTTCGACCTCAAGCTCCAGCAGTACCAGGTAGGGGAGCTCTTCTGCCGGGAGGTGGTGGAGAAGAAGGGCCTGGATTTCCTCAACCTGGCCTGGAAGCGGGAGGACAACCTCCCGGGGGCGGAGGAGATTCGGCATCCCTACCTGTGGATAGAGCGCATCGAGGGCCAAGAGGGCCGCAGGGTCATCTACCGCAGCATCTGA
- a CDS encoding response regulator transcription factor — translation MAGRGESVNVMLVDDHEVVLEGLIRILEKQGGIKIVSVARSAEEALEKIGRFPPDVVIVDIQLPGMNGIELIRRIKSQYPDIEAITLTVFDDEQFAKQAIKAGAIGYVIKDAAKEELVKAVRAAAKGESLISTSVARKLIEEISEPAGKKKKEEEYEGLSQRELDVIKLMARGYNNRQIADILFISEHTVKVHIRNIFRKIGVTDRTNAVLWAIERGLVLKARETVRPDKPPV, via the coding sequence ATGGCCGGCAGGGGCGAATCGGTGAACGTCATGCTGGTGGACGACCACGAGGTGGTCCTGGAAGGCCTCATCCGCATCCTGGAGAAGCAGGGCGGGATAAAGATAGTCAGCGTGGCCCGCAGCGCGGAGGAGGCCCTGGAAAAAATAGGCAGGTTCCCACCCGACGTGGTCATCGTGGACATCCAGCTCCCGGGCATGAACGGCATAGAGCTCATCAGGCGCATCAAGTCCCAGTACCCCGACATCGAGGCCATCACCCTCACCGTCTTCGACGACGAGCAGTTCGCCAAGCAGGCCATCAAGGCGGGGGCCATCGGCTACGTTATAAAGGACGCCGCCAAGGAGGAGCTGGTCAAGGCGGTACGGGCGGCGGCCAAGGGGGAGTCGCTGATCTCCACCTCCGTGGCCCGCAAGCTCATCGAGGAAATCAGCGAGCCCGCCGGGAAGAAGAAAAAGGAGGAGGAGTACGAGGGGCTCTCCCAGCGTGAGCTGGACGTCATCAAGCTCATGGCCCGCGGTTACAACAACCGGCAGATAGCCGACATCCTCTTCATCAGCGAGCATACGGTCAAGGTGCACATCCGCAACATATTCCGCAAGATCGGGGTGACGGACCGCACCAACGCTGTGCTCTGGGCCATCGAGAGGGGGCTGGTCCTCAAGGCCAGGGAGACCGTCAGGCCGGACAAACCTCCCGTTTGA
- a CDS encoding GAF domain-containing sensor histidine kinase yields the protein MKEWRILRGEDLAAPRHSPAVDLLREHLDSISEEIVGRVRKEVPAFADLPESFLPMLREVGRKACITLFRGMDGSLPPDWSMEVGELRGFELVDVLRAFQVGSEVVWSWAKRLWEAEGFPDRELVGVAETIWNAYFRAANSVADEYLRHRQALVREFNRFLNRLRAGQDVDYLVEQIVEGACEVLGFRRAVFFRYEHEMLVPVAARDRRDPSWGEGMLREKKAYPINPLSDSPEAQAFFAGTVREGREGDQARTAFLDPLPGSRYFLVPVNPHGSSKGLLYVEAEAGFPITDRDLEMLNSFADTVGLSLENARLYQELLARRKMMDHLLSRVNTAHEEERARIARELHDSVAQSLLKIIYTAGFALDFLKEDPRLAVEEIEEVQQRAKDCLRELRAIMSNLRPTSLDILGLRETIQRYAEQFEEEYAITTTVDLQGLESLSPSVELAVFRILQEELTNVRKHSNADSVRIKTERRGDDLYLVVEDDGIGFDPQALAAEQESGKHLGLVAIRERAELLGGEMTIDSEPGRGTRIVVRIPMMVAGE from the coding sequence ATGAAAGAATGGAGAATCCTGCGCGGCGAAGACCTTGCGGCCCCCCGCCACTCTCCGGCTGTGGACCTCCTCCGCGAGCACCTGGATTCCATAAGCGAAGAGATCGTGGGCAGGGTCAGGAAGGAGGTCCCCGCCTTCGCGGACCTCCCGGAATCTTTCCTCCCCATGCTCCGGGAAGTGGGGCGCAAGGCCTGCATCACCCTCTTCAGGGGTATGGACGGTTCCCTTCCCCCGGACTGGAGCATGGAGGTGGGGGAGCTTCGCGGTTTCGAGCTGGTGGACGTGCTGCGTGCCTTCCAGGTGGGCAGCGAGGTGGTCTGGAGCTGGGCCAAGCGACTATGGGAGGCGGAGGGGTTCCCGGACCGCGAGCTGGTGGGGGTGGCGGAGACTATCTGGAACGCCTATTTCCGGGCTGCCAACTCCGTGGCCGACGAGTATCTGCGCCACCGCCAGGCCCTGGTGAGGGAGTTCAACCGTTTCCTCAACCGCCTCCGGGCGGGGCAGGACGTCGATTACCTCGTGGAGCAGATCGTGGAGGGGGCCTGCGAGGTGCTCGGCTTCCGCCGCGCCGTGTTCTTCCGCTACGAGCACGAGATGCTCGTTCCCGTGGCCGCCCGGGACCGGCGTGACCCCTCCTGGGGAGAAGGGATGTTGCGGGAGAAGAAGGCCTACCCCATCAATCCCCTCTCAGACAGCCCCGAGGCGCAGGCCTTCTTCGCCGGGACGGTGAGGGAGGGCCGCGAGGGCGACCAGGCGAGGACGGCTTTCCTGGATCCCCTGCCGGGTTCGCGCTATTTCCTGGTCCCCGTGAACCCGCACGGCTCGTCGAAGGGGCTCCTTTACGTGGAAGCGGAGGCCGGGTTTCCGATAACCGACAGGGACCTGGAGATGCTGAACTCCTTCGCGGACACGGTGGGCCTGTCCCTGGAGAACGCCCGCCTCTACCAGGAGCTCCTCGCCCGCCGCAAGATGATGGACCACCTCCTCTCGAGGGTGAACACCGCCCACGAGGAGGAGAGGGCCCGCATCGCCAGGGAGCTGCACGATTCGGTGGCCCAGTCCTTGCTGAAGATAATCTACACCGCGGGTTTTGCCCTGGATTTCCTCAAGGAAGACCCGCGACTGGCGGTGGAGGAGATCGAGGAGGTCCAGCAGAGAGCCAAGGACTGCCTGCGGGAACTGCGGGCCATAATGTCCAACCTGAGGCCCACCTCCCTGGACATCCTGGGGCTCCGGGAGACCATCCAGCGCTACGCCGAGCAGTTCGAGGAGGAGTACGCCATCACCACCACCGTGGACCTGCAGGGGCTGGAATCCCTCTCCCCCTCCGTGGAGCTGGCCGTCTTCCGCATCCTCCAGGAGGAGCTGACCAACGTCCGCAAGCACTCCAACGCCGACTCGGTGAGGATAAAGACGGAGAGAAGGGGCGACGACCTCTACCTGGTGGTGGAGGACGACGGCATCGGCTTCGACCCCCAGGCCCTGGCGGCGGAACAGGAAAGCGGCAAGCACCTGGGCCTGGTGGCCATCCGGGAGCGGGCGGAACTCCTGGGCGGGGAGATGACCATCGATTCGGAACCAGGCCGGGGCACGCGCATTGTCGTGCGCATACCCATGATGGTGGCGGGAGAGTGA
- a CDS encoding GerMN domain-containing protein translates to MTKIKKVSLGPVRGRSFLNGGVAVLIITATACLCLLLALPLGVRGARAQGETPPIPETPGEGVSQTGQVYFYLNGELAPVSRDVAGGPQAVEFTVMELLNGPKEEEKAQGYVTYIPEGVKLQYTTVKQDRSEYSVNLSRELLELARDRERALKALAQLVKTIRDASQIEKIGVTVAPEEGVEPEDAFQALGVSPREVDAEISGQPLSGGSRWWLILLLALGIPALVLLVVLALIFRSRASNPKKVKPVVGTASRPTLRVKRRRGASPPPPAPWKEPRAARKKRKKKGKQEEKEG, encoded by the coding sequence ATGACGAAGATTAAAAAAGTATCCCTCGGGCCCGTGAGAGGGAGATCGTTCCTGAACGGCGGGGTTGCCGTGCTGATAATCACCGCAACGGCCTGCCTGTGCCTTCTCCTCGCCCTGCCCCTGGGGGTGAGGGGAGCTCGCGCCCAGGGGGAGACCCCTCCCATCCCCGAAACCCCCGGGGAGGGGGTCTCCCAGACCGGGCAAGTCTATTTCTACCTGAATGGAGAGCTAGCCCCCGTGTCGAGGGATGTGGCCGGAGGACCGCAGGCCGTGGAGTTCACCGTCATGGAGCTGCTCAACGGCCCCAAGGAGGAGGAGAAGGCGCAGGGCTACGTCACCTACATCCCCGAGGGGGTCAAGCTCCAGTACACCACGGTCAAGCAGGACCGCAGCGAGTACAGCGTCAATCTCTCCCGGGAGCTGCTGGAGCTGGCCCGCGACCGGGAGCGTGCCCTGAAGGCCCTGGCCCAGCTGGTGAAGACCATAAGGGATGCCTCGCAGATAGAGAAGATAGGGGTCACCGTGGCCCCGGAGGAGGGGGTGGAGCCCGAGGACGCCTTCCAGGCCCTGGGAGTGAGCCCGCGGGAGGTGGACGCTGAGATCTCGGGACAACCGCTTTCCGGGGGCAGCCGGTGGTGGCTCATCCTCCTGCTGGCCCTGGGCATCCCGGCCCTTGTCCTGCTCGTGGTGCTGGCGCTTATCTTCCGGAGCAGAGCGTCCAACCCCAAGAAGGTCAAGCCGGTGGTGGGGACCGCGTCCCGGCCCACCCTGCGGGTGAAGAGGCGCCGCGGAGCCTCCCCGCCCCCGCCCGCCCCCTGGAAAGAGCCCCGCGCGGCGAGGAAAAAGAGGAAGAAGAAAGGGAAGCAGGAGGAGAAGGAAGGGTGA
- a CDS encoding radical SAM protein, which produces MGLKVTFVYPDFFQYDEERYLPEGRIYLGIGYLSAYLKREGHRTSLIHLVRPVGREELLERVRAEAPDVLAFSSTTHMFPHVRRWVGWIKEDMDIFAICGGAHPTLDPEGALREAPLDAVCLGEGEEALAELCAALEEGRDPTGIRSLWIRVDGEVRRNPVRPLVEDLDTLPFPDRDIFDPADFCPQQHERGTLMASRGCPYSCTYCSNHAQRSIYPNKRRYVRFRSVDNVMREIRQILEADVEGRLRYIRFDDDILTLDREWFRELTSRYRREVNLPFICNSRVNVLDEETVKSFAEAGCSVICMGIESGNEELRRRVLGRHMSDRDIVRAFRLCREYGIKTVSTNMTGLPDEDLPALLDTVKLNARARPNCLQVSTYHPYPNTRLYEYCRERGYLTGRHVDTIFDGRSALDVPAFRDPAYAYAKEKFYPLAELYSRLFEAGLPGEVAARWLDLLFTSGRIPWKWRHRLISRLVDWADRHSRFEWIYY; this is translated from the coding sequence ATGGGATTGAAGGTAACCTTCGTGTATCCCGATTTCTTCCAGTACGACGAGGAGCGTTACCTCCCGGAGGGGCGTATCTACCTGGGCATAGGCTACCTTTCCGCCTACCTGAAGCGGGAGGGGCACCGCACCTCCCTCATCCACCTGGTACGCCCGGTGGGAAGGGAGGAGCTCCTGGAGCGGGTGCGCGCGGAAGCCCCGGACGTCCTGGCCTTCTCCAGCACCACCCACATGTTCCCCCACGTGCGCCGGTGGGTGGGATGGATAAAGGAGGACATGGATATTTTTGCCATATGTGGGGGGGCCCACCCCACCCTGGACCCGGAGGGGGCCCTGCGGGAGGCTCCCCTGGACGCCGTGTGCCTGGGGGAGGGCGAGGAGGCGCTGGCCGAGCTGTGCGCGGCCCTGGAGGAGGGGAGGGATCCCACAGGTATCCGGTCCCTGTGGATCCGCGTTGACGGGGAGGTGCGCCGGAACCCGGTGCGGCCGCTGGTGGAGGACCTGGACACCCTGCCCTTCCCGGACCGGGATATCTTCGACCCCGCCGACTTCTGTCCCCAGCAGCACGAGCGGGGGACCCTCATGGCCTCCCGGGGCTGTCCCTATTCCTGCACCTACTGTTCCAACCACGCCCAGCGGAGCATCTACCCCAACAAGCGCAGGTACGTCCGCTTCCGGAGCGTGGACAACGTGATGCGGGAGATCAGACAGATCCTGGAAGCGGACGTGGAGGGGCGCCTGCGATACATACGCTTCGACGACGACATCCTCACCCTGGACCGCGAGTGGTTCCGGGAGCTCACCTCCCGCTACCGGCGGGAGGTGAACCTCCCCTTTATCTGCAATTCCCGGGTCAACGTGCTGGACGAGGAGACGGTGAAGTCCTTCGCCGAGGCCGGATGCTCGGTGATCTGCATGGGCATCGAGAGCGGGAACGAGGAGCTGCGGCGCAGGGTGCTGGGGAGGCACATGTCCGACCGGGACATCGTTAGGGCCTTCCGCCTGTGCCGGGAATACGGCATCAAGACCGTGTCCACCAACATGACCGGCCTGCCCGACGAGGACCTACCGGCCCTCCTGGACACGGTGAAGCTGAACGCCCGGGCCCGCCCCAACTGCCTGCAGGTGTCCACCTACCATCCCTATCCCAACACCCGCCTCTACGAGTACTGCCGGGAGCGGGGCTACCTCACCGGCAGGCACGTGGACACCATCTTCGACGGGCGCAGCGCCCTGGACGTCCCCGCCTTCCGCGACCCGGCCTACGCCTACGCCAAGGAGAAATTCTACCCCCTGGCGGAGCTCTATTCCCGCCTCTTCGAGGCCGGGCTGCCCGGGGAGGTGGCCGCGCGCTGGCTGGACCTGCTGTTCACCTCGGGAAGGATTCCCTGGAAGTGGCGGCACCGCCTCATCTCCCGCCTGGTGGACTGGGCGGACCGTCACTCCCGCTTCGAGTGGATATATTATTGA
- a CDS encoding acyl-CoA dehydratase activase-related protein: MRIGIPRALMFYRYYPFLKIFLEGCGHEVVSSPPTDLRILEGGVESCVDDVCVAVKVFYGHVRYLEGVADALLVPRPVSVEKGPHDTFTCPKLIAAPDMARFYRKRPPVLLEWVLDARKVPWWWGCLRLAARLRVPPGKARKAYRAACRAQRRFESLLSRGWLPDEAVEIWEDLVYERREAKVPPVRRMGRGIDAGEPSMRIRPGGEDGGPIPLISRFPAAGRPPVDEGMGRTRLRLEKAMCLPRFSEKLAHVPLPRGKRKDMAHISYNGVDYHLTSVRDRTVGGNSGRTVVGVVGHPYLLGDRLVNKDLIRWLEKSGAFVVPCTMLSPQELKEEFSRLPDMSWSYERELLAATSFFARCPEVQGIVYLTSFGCGPDSMVMEMARREIISRFGKPFLEVVLDEHSADVAVRTRAEAFVDMLDRRMPVKGGRV, from the coding sequence ATGAGAATCGGTATCCCGCGCGCCCTGATGTTCTACCGTTACTACCCTTTTCTTAAGATTTTCCTGGAGGGCTGTGGGCACGAGGTGGTTTCCTCTCCTCCCACTGACCTGCGCATTCTGGAGGGGGGCGTGGAGAGCTGCGTGGACGACGTCTGCGTGGCGGTGAAGGTCTTCTACGGCCACGTGCGCTACCTGGAGGGCGTCGCGGATGCGCTGCTGGTGCCGCGCCCGGTGAGCGTGGAAAAGGGACCTCATGACACCTTCACCTGCCCCAAGCTCATCGCCGCCCCGGACATGGCCCGCTTCTACCGCAAACGGCCGCCCGTCCTCCTGGAATGGGTGCTGGACGCCAGGAAGGTCCCCTGGTGGTGGGGTTGCCTGCGCTTGGCAGCTCGGCTAAGGGTCCCGCCGGGGAAGGCACGGAAGGCCTACCGCGCCGCCTGCCGCGCGCAGCGCCGTTTCGAGTCCCTTCTTTCCCGGGGATGGCTTCCTGACGAGGCGGTGGAGATATGGGAAGATCTGGTATATGAACGCCGGGAGGCTAAGGTTCCGCCTGTAAGGAGGATGGGACGGGGTATTGATGCCGGGGAGCCGTCCATGAGGATTCGGCCCGGAGGTGAGGATGGTGGTCCTATTCCGTTAATCTCGCGTTTCCCGGCCGCGGGCCGTCCGCCAGTGGATGAAGGGATGGGACGCACCCGGCTTCGCCTTGAAAAGGCGATGTGCCTGCCTCGTTTCTCTGAGAAGCTGGCGCACGTACCTCTTCCCCGCGGGAAGCGAAAGGACATGGCGCACATTTCCTATAATGGCGTAGATTATCATCTTACCTCTGTGAGAGATCGGACGGTCGGTGGGAACAGCGGCCGAACGGTTGTGGGAGTGGTGGGACACCCCTACCTCCTGGGAGATCGCCTGGTGAACAAGGACCTCATCCGCTGGCTGGAGAAGTCGGGGGCCTTCGTGGTGCCATGCACCATGCTTTCCCCGCAGGAACTCAAGGAGGAATTTTCCCGCCTCCCGGACATGTCCTGGAGTTATGAGAGGGAGCTGCTGGCCGCTACGTCTTTTTTCGCCCGCTGTCCGGAAGTGCAAGGCATCGTTTACCTCACCAGCTTCGGGTGCGGTCCCGACTCCATGGTTATGGAGATGGCCAGGAGGGAGATAATCTCCCGCTTTGGGAAGCCGTTCCTGGAGGTGGTTCTCGATGAACACAGCGCAGATGTCGCCGTGCGCACGCGGGCGGAGGCCTTCGTGGACATGCTCGACAGGCGGATGCCCGTGAAGGGAGGCAGGGTTTGA
- a CDS encoding MazG nucleotide pyrophosphohydrolase domain-containing protein, translating to MEIRDFQEIIGRTFLEKDRRRGLPGTFAWLVEEVGELSRALRSGDREDLDEEFADVLAWLASLANLCGVDLEDAAGKYVSGCPRCGSIPCACRE from the coding sequence ATGGAGATAAGGGATTTCCAGGAGATCATCGGGAGGACGTTCCTCGAGAAAGACCGGCGGCGGGGCCTCCCGGGCACCTTCGCCTGGCTGGTGGAGGAGGTGGGCGAGCTTTCCCGGGCCCTGCGCAGCGGTGACCGCGAGGACCTGGACGAGGAGTTCGCGGACGTACTGGCCTGGCTGGCCAGCCTGGCCAACCTCTGCGGCGTGGACCTGGAGGACGCCGCGGGCAAGTACGTCTCCGGCTGCCCGCGCTGCGGCTCCATCCCCTGCGCCTGCCGGGAGTGA
- a CDS encoding M20/M25/M40 family metallo-hydrolase, translating to MILEGSGLGRTRSESPCGRSRRRLLRLRAVVSFLLLASLVLGAGCGDVPSPQNGEISDGLAEQIAGGVNLERMMETIRFLAGEELAGRATGSSQSAVLEEYLRDRLQDLGLEPVDLLGLSDFRQPFQVPADRCYLDREARPDELVEAANLLGMMRGETEDMVILTANYDGLGRDPQSGEVYPGADYNASGVSAVLEAAAVLSSLEETPRKTLVFALLGGEECGGFGASALAETLEEKGFRGRVRIINLEGLGAGDGNYMDVWDLNYRPNRETVRALEEAAEALGVTLELGGADPGTSAGTFFMYHFPAVTCDWSWFERTEHPDFHRVTDTPERINREGLLQVTRVAALAAWLLATE from the coding sequence ATGATCCTTGAAGGTTCTGGACTCGGAAGGACGCGCAGCGAATCCCCCTGCGGGAGGTCACGCCGTCGCCTTCTCCGGCTGAGGGCGGTGGTCTCTTTCCTGCTCCTTGCCTCCCTTGTCCTCGGTGCGGGATGCGGGGACGTTCCCTCTCCCCAGAATGGGGAGATAAGCGACGGGCTCGCGGAGCAGATCGCGGGCGGGGTGAACCTGGAGCGCATGATGGAGACCATCCGGTTCCTGGCCGGGGAGGAGCTGGCCGGGCGGGCCACGGGTTCCTCCCAGAGCGCCGTCCTCGAGGAATACCTCCGCGACCGCCTCCAGGACCTGGGCCTGGAACCCGTGGACCTGCTGGGTCTCTCGGATTTCCGCCAGCCCTTCCAGGTACCCGCCGACCGCTGCTACCTGGACCGGGAAGCGCGGCCCGATGAGCTGGTGGAGGCGGCCAACCTCCTGGGCATGATGCGGGGGGAGACGGAGGACATGGTCATCCTCACCGCCAACTACGACGGACTGGGTCGCGACCCACAGAGCGGGGAAGTCTATCCAGGGGCCGACTACAACGCCTCCGGGGTGAGCGCCGTGCTGGAGGCCGCTGCCGTCCTCTCTTCCCTGGAAGAAACTCCCAGAAAGACTCTGGTCTTCGCCCTGCTGGGAGGAGAGGAGTGCGGCGGCTTCGGGGCCTCCGCCCTGGCCGAGACGCTGGAGGAGAAGGGCTTCCGGGGACGCGTGAGGATAATAAACCTGGAGGGCCTGGGGGCTGGGGACGGCAACTACATGGACGTATGGGACCTTAACTACCGTCCCAACCGGGAGACGGTGCGGGCGCTGGAGGAAGCGGCGGAGGCCCTCGGGGTGACCCTGGAGCTGGGCGGGGCGGACCCCGGGACCTCGGCGGGCACCTTCTTCATGTACCACTTCCCCGCCGTAACCTGCGACTGGTCGTGGTTCGAGCGTACCGAGCACCCGGATTTCCACCGCGTGACCGACACCCCGGAGAGGATAAACCGCGAGGGCCTGCTCCAGGTGACCCGCGTGGCGGCCCTGGCCGCCTGGCTCCTGGCCACGGAATGA
- a CDS encoding geranylgeranyl reductase family protein, giving the protein MGEEYDVLVVGAGPAGSTAAMLLAGRGFRVLVVDKDRFPRDKVCGDGIAPRAVHSLQVLGVEEELEGRFQRTRGIRFYATRDGVTEVRYPMGSRYPDHGYVVPRRELDAILLRRAKERGAEVLEGCRVTGLLAPDGGRIPGVRAEMDGERLELRAGYILGADGPSSVVGREAGLLRKDPLYLGVSVRCYMRGVRDLADFLEIYPEDAISPGCGWIFPVSGDRANVGVGFMLYARETRDLNLNRLWKAFLRNTRHAARKLASAEPLGKPRGALLRVGLGGAFPRLANVLLAGDAASMTNPISGEGITYALESGRWAAETLAAALHRGDPEILALYPGILRWYYGRYFHYGTMAIRYGNRPACVNPLLAVTSRIPRLGDKMGRFLMNCRRSDHPL; this is encoded by the coding sequence ATGGGTGAAGAATACGACGTGCTGGTAGTGGGCGCCGGCCCGGCTGGTTCCACGGCCGCCATGCTCCTTGCCGGGCGCGGCTTTCGCGTCCTGGTGGTGGACAAGGACCGCTTTCCCCGCGACAAGGTATGCGGCGACGGCATCGCCCCCCGCGCGGTGCACTCCCTGCAGGTCTTGGGGGTGGAGGAGGAGCTGGAGGGCAGGTTCCAGCGCACCCGCGGCATCCGCTTCTATGCCACCCGGGACGGGGTGACCGAGGTCCGCTACCCCATGGGTAGCCGCTACCCGGACCACGGCTACGTGGTGCCTCGCCGCGAGCTGGACGCTATCCTCCTGCGCCGGGCGAAGGAGAGGGGCGCGGAGGTACTCGAGGGATGCCGGGTGACCGGGCTCCTGGCCCCGGACGGCGGGAGAATCCCGGGGGTGCGGGCAGAGATGGACGGCGAGCGGCTGGAGCTTAGGGCCGGGTACATTCTGGGAGCCGACGGACCTTCCTCTGTGGTGGGAAGGGAGGCGGGCCTCCTCCGGAAGGACCCCCTTTACCTGGGGGTGTCGGTGCGCTGTTACATGCGCGGGGTCCGGGACCTGGCTGACTTCCTGGAGATCTATCCTGAGGACGCCATATCGCCGGGATGCGGCTGGATTTTCCCGGTCTCCGGGGATAGGGCCAATGTGGGGGTGGGCTTCATGCTCTATGCTCGTGAGACCAGGGACCTGAACCTGAACCGGCTCTGGAAGGCCTTTCTGCGGAATACCAGGCACGCGGCGCGGAAGCTGGCTTCCGCCGAGCCTCTGGGAAAGCCGCGCGGGGCGCTCCTGCGGGTGGGCCTGGGGGGCGCCTTTCCCCGCCTGGCCAACGTCCTTTTGGCAGGCGACGCGGCCTCCATGACCAATCCCATCAGCGGGGAGGGGATCACCTACGCCTTGGAAAGCGGCCGCTGGGCGGCGGAGACCCTGGCCGCGGCCCTGCACCGGGGCGACCCGGAGATCCTTGCCCTGTACCCTGGGATACTGCGATGGTATTATGGAAGATATTTCCATTACGGGACCATGGCCATCCGCTACGGGAACCGGCCGGCTTGCGTCAACCCCCTGCTGGCGGTTACTTCCCGCATCCCACGCCTGGGGGACAAGATGGGGCGCTTCCTCATGAACTGCCGGCGCTCCGACCACCCCCTGTGA